In Leptospira limi, a single genomic region encodes these proteins:
- a CDS encoding GIY-YIG nuclease family protein, with protein MKTFGKKITLFLIDGDASGRIAAEISNWTGKIYKIPRILIKESTDREDLNSTGIYFLFGKNPDDEDKDLVYIGEAESLIDRLKQHLGSKEFWIEAICVLSKDENLNKAHVKYLEKRLYDLALSANRYKIENSTIPAKTTISEPDKAEMEEFLENLKLTIHTLGYKVFEDIDKRKSKETVSQTKDYFIEAARGAKATGFISDEGFVVKEGSIATIDTVPSMEVRMKNYYNLREKLISEKILSKTESGYIFSKDYLFSSPSAAAAIVMGRSANGRIEWKDSKGKTIETNETA; from the coding sequence ATGAAAACATTTGGAAAGAAAATAACACTATTCTTAATTGATGGAGATGCTAGTGGACGGATAGCCGCTGAAATCTCAAATTGGACTGGAAAAATTTATAAAATTCCCAGAATATTAATAAAGGAATCAACCGACCGAGAAGATTTAAATTCTACTGGTATTTATTTTCTATTTGGAAAAAATCCTGATGATGAAGATAAAGATTTAGTCTACATCGGAGAGGCTGAATCATTAATTGATAGATTAAAGCAACATTTAGGAAGCAAGGAATTTTGGATAGAAGCTATTTGCGTGTTGAGTAAGGATGAAAATCTCAATAAAGCCCATGTAAAATATCTCGAAAAGAGATTATATGATTTAGCATTATCTGCAAATCGTTATAAGATCGAAAATAGTACAATTCCAGCTAAGACAACAATCTCTGAACCAGACAAAGCAGAAATGGAAGAGTTTTTAGAAAATTTAAAACTAACAATTCATACTCTTGGATACAAAGTATTCGAAGATATTGATAAAAGAAAATCAAAAGAAACAGTTTCTCAAACTAAAGATTATTTTATTGAAGCAGCAAGAGGAGCAAAAGCTACTGGTTTTATTTCGGATGAAGGATTTGTAGTCAAAGAAGGCTCAATTGCAACCATAGATACTGTTCCATCAATGGAAGTCAGAATGAAAAATTATTATAATTTAAGAGAAAAACTTATTTCTGAAAAAATTCTTTCTAAAACTGAATCTGGATATATATTCTCAAAAGATTATTTATTTTCTTCACCTTCTGCGGCAGCTGCAATAGTTATGGGTCGAAGTGCGAATGGTAGAATCGAATGGAAAGATTCAAAAGGAAAAACAATTGAAACAAATGAGACTGCATAA
- a CDS encoding WG repeat-containing protein: MKKLILILILAYSTKNYSTVIPSCPKEYKIVTKEVNGESIPNLIYETEIIELKFEKIGYYSGGLANVKIYDKWGYIDEKGNITIPPIFEDAEMFAKNSTFVKKDNELNLINRKGELTPLPNLTITNIKHAYEDFFLIQIENRKWGYINHLGEFLIEPIFEEAKPFFDNIAAVKYQGKWGFINKNGIYQIEPKFEKVTEFLYSDLAPVQINNLWGYINKNGEIKIKPQFTYADKFENDLAVVAFENSYGYINKEGQFVIKPQFTYADRFYSDLASVESEKLWGYIDKKGNFVIKPIYRRAMPFEDGFARVVNDNGIAIIDTSGNIVAEPKLNFKLLTSDGLSPFRINRKYGYVDSKGKIVIEPIFDSAGSFSFGIAKVKINEKYGLINKLGLFVIKPQFDYIESNFQNYARVKLNNKWGFIQFPKCE; this comes from the coding sequence ATGAAGAAATTAATACTAATTCTAATTCTGGCTTACTCTACAAAAAATTACTCAACAGTCATTCCTAGTTGCCCAAAAGAATATAAAATAGTTACCAAGGAAGTTAATGGTGAATCTATTCCAAATCTAATCTATGAAACAGAAATAATTGAGCTAAAATTTGAAAAAATTGGTTATTATAGTGGAGGTCTTGCTAATGTTAAAATTTATGATAAATGGGGATACATAGACGAAAAAGGAAATATAACCATTCCTCCTATATTTGAAGACGCGGAAATGTTCGCGAAAAATTCAACTTTTGTAAAAAAGGATAATGAATTAAATCTTATCAATAGGAAAGGAGAATTAACTCCATTACCTAATCTAACTATTACGAATATAAAACATGCCTATGAGGATTTTTTTTTAATTCAAATTGAAAACCGTAAATGGGGTTACATAAACCATTTAGGTGAATTCTTAATTGAACCTATATTTGAAGAAGCAAAACCTTTTTTTGATAATATAGCAGCAGTAAAGTACCAAGGTAAATGGGGATTTATCAATAAAAATGGAATTTATCAAATAGAACCTAAATTCGAAAAAGTAACAGAATTTCTTTATAGCGATCTAGCTCCTGTACAAATAAATAATTTATGGGGTTACATAAATAAAAATGGAGAAATTAAAATTAAACCTCAATTCACTTATGCTGACAAATTCGAAAATGATCTGGCAGTCGTTGCATTTGAAAACAGCTACGGATATATAAATAAAGAAGGCCAGTTTGTTATTAAACCTCAATTTACTTATGCCGACAGATTCTATAGTGATTTAGCGTCAGTAGAATCTGAAAAACTATGGGGATATATTGATAAAAAAGGAAACTTTGTAATTAAACCAATTTATCGAAGAGCCATGCCTTTTGAAGATGGATTTGCTAGAGTTGTAAATGACAATGGAATAGCCATAATTGATACTTCTGGAAATATTGTAGCAGAACCAAAATTGAATTTTAAATTACTAACTTCGGATGGTTTATCTCCATTTCGAATAAATCGAAAATATGGATATGTTGATTCAAAAGGAAAAATCGTAATTGAACCCATATTTGATAGCGCAGGCAGTTTTTCATTTGGAATAGCAAAGGTAAAAATTAATGAAAAATATGGTTTGATTAACAAATTAGGATTATTTGTTATCAAACCTCAATTTGACTATATAGAAAGCAATTTCCAAAATTACGCAAGAGTTAAATTAAATAACAAATGGGGATTTATTCAATTTCCGAAATGTGAATAG
- the vapB gene encoding type II toxin-antitoxin system antitoxin VapB, whose product MNRAKLFKNGDSQAVRLPKEFRFKGKEVYIRKDGNCVIISPIDDAVDRLWKSLNDFSDDFNIERNQPKTFDKRNSI is encoded by the coding sequence ATGAATCGTGCAAAATTATTTAAAAACGGTGATAGTCAAGCGGTTAGACTTCCAAAAGAATTTCGTTTCAAAGGTAAAGAAGTCTACATCAGAAAAGACGGAAATTGCGTCATAATATCTCCGATCGACGATGCCGTTGATAGATTATGGAAATCTCTCAATGATTTTTCTGATGATTTTAACATTGAAAGAAATCAACCGAAAACTTTTGATAAGCGAAATTCTATATGA
- the vapC gene encoding type II toxin-antitoxin system tRNA(fMet)-specific endonuclease VapC gives MNQYLLDTNICIYIINQKPEIVYQKFKKISLDNIFISAISEFELRYGVEKSQKSEQNLKTLNEFLGFLNIIPFDSESASIAGSIRTKLEKKGEIIGPYDLLIAAQAITNDIILVTNNEKEFKRIKDLKIENWIK, from the coding sequence ATGAATCAGTATTTGTTAGATACAAATATTTGCATTTATATCATTAACCAAAAGCCTGAAATCGTTTATCAAAAATTCAAAAAAATTAGCCTAGATAACATTTTTATTTCTGCTATCTCTGAGTTTGAACTTAGATATGGAGTTGAAAAAAGTCAAAAATCAGAACAAAATCTAAAAACTCTTAATGAATTTCTGGGATTCCTAAATATCATTCCTTTCGACTCTGAATCTGCTTCTATAGCTGGATCAATAAGAACAAAACTAGAAAAAAAAGGAGAAATTATTGGACCTTATGACTTACTAATCGCTGCACAAGCTATCACTAATGATATAATTCTAGTTACTAACAATGAAAAAGAATTTAAGAGAATCAAAGACCTTAAAATCGAAAACTGGATTAAATAG
- a CDS encoding SH3 domain-containing protein: MKKLIILFLLISFCNKEQTENIGKKTSSPYSKDTLLSNTASVLNIREKPALDSPIIARINKCDQVEFLEETIEKALVNGELFSFYKVEYNFTKIGFASSKYLKKINNISFTYNKKPFNIVGTWPLYYDSPNAIFTFNDDNTFIRDIYDESGNHKDSDLSNGIYEYDGCCKIKATFSNGKVITFDVISISDSNKNEKTTLMLECFILEIGKSQ; the protein is encoded by the coding sequence ATGAAGAAATTAATAATACTTTTCTTACTTATTTCATTTTGTAACAAAGAGCAAACTGAAAATATAGGCAAAAAAACGAGTTCTCCTTACTCAAAAGATACACTTTTGAGTAATACAGCTTCAGTACTAAACATAAGAGAAAAACCCGCTCTTGATTCACCAATTATAGCTAGAATAAATAAATGTGACCAAGTTGAGTTCTTGGAAGAGACGATTGAAAAAGCATTAGTGAATGGAGAATTATTCTCTTTTTATAAAGTTGAATATAATTTCACAAAAATTGGTTTTGCTTCTAGTAAATATCTTAAAAAGATAAATAATATTTCTTTTACTTACAATAAAAAACCTTTCAATATTGTCGGAACATGGCCACTTTACTATGATTCTCCAAATGCTATTTTCACTTTTAATGATGATAATACTTTTATCCGCGATATTTACGATGAATCTGGAAATCACAAAGATTCAGATTTATCTAATGGAATTTATGAATACGATGGATGTTGTAAAATAAAAGCAACTTTTTCAAATGGTAAAGTTATCACTTTTGATGTGATTTCAATAAGCGATTCAAACAAAAATGAAAAAACTACACTTATGTTAGAATGCTTTATATTAGAAATTGGAAAATCTCAATAA
- a CDS encoding SH3 domain-containing protein produces MNKKYISIIILFLILNCKKHERFESEKEEFAIVTVSILNSRKNPDLKSDIVGKYPFGSPILINPKDSFEDTVDGEKGKWIKEKVTNGYIFSKYFEITSGGLHKLKGVVDICNFPCGGSCFIPPGDMYLVGNFYIEIDDHMDYLPEDRNPCSTIRIGNWKRDLNEFQFSSPIKYAGYNGKNNRCRYKFLSNLEKIGDKIILDHLKKPFTLTRMSDSKGTYYIINNKRIYDRSKYNEYCSEQSLHDKVFEVFDSYYVDEKIDRDNLFSNYSNKFNEKISE; encoded by the coding sequence ATGAATAAAAAATATATATCGATAATAATTTTATTTCTAATCTTAAACTGTAAAAAACATGAACGATTTGAATCAGAAAAAGAAGAATTTGCAATTGTTACTGTTTCAATTCTAAATTCTAGAAAAAATCCTGATCTCAAATCGGATATAGTTGGAAAATACCCTTTTGGATCTCCAATCTTAATTAATCCTAAGGATTCTTTTGAAGATACTGTTGATGGCGAAAAAGGAAAATGGATTAAAGAGAAAGTAACTAATGGATATATATTCAGTAAATATTTCGAAATAACTTCTGGAGGTCTCCACAAACTTAAAGGAGTTGTCGATATTTGTAATTTTCCTTGTGGCGGTAGCTGCTTTATTCCACCTGGAGATATGTATTTAGTCGGTAATTTTTATATCGAAATAGATGATCACATGGATTATCTTCCTGAAGATAGAAATCCATGCTCAACGATTAGAATTGGTAACTGGAAGCGAGACTTGAATGAATTTCAATTCTCCTCGCCAATCAAATATGCTGGCTACAATGGAAAAAATAACCGTTGTAGGTATAAATTCTTAAGTAATTTAGAAAAAATTGGTGATAAAATCATTTTGGATCATCTGAAAAAACCTTTCACCTTAACAAGAATGTCTGATTCTAAAGGAACTTATTACATTATAAATAACAAAAGGATATATGATCGTTCCAAATATAATGAATATTGTTCCGAACAATCTTTACATGACAAAGTATTTGAAGTTTTCGATTCATATTATGTTGATGAAAAAATCGACAGAGATAATCTTTTTTCCAATTATTCGAATAAATTTAATGAAAAGATAAGTGAATAA
- a CDS encoding YajG family lipoprotein: MIEPNLNTRISKPNVVRNFPIYVGESIDHPDAFPDGIFIDGLIKNQFGMEMGYIYLKPKGPELIKTIVSNELKNTGFNILTYKNKNVPELSIIVNQIFVETEPGYFAYGNVSVIDVNFTISNQNKSFSKRFKTIEVLNIPLFNNHHFLHLSLINNLEKFIIASIPDITEIYIKEFK, from the coding sequence ATGATTGAACCAAATTTGAATACTCGAATTTCTAAACCAAATGTTGTTAGAAATTTTCCAATCTATGTAGGTGAATCTATTGATCATCCGGATGCTTTTCCTGATGGAATATTCATTGATGGTTTGATTAAAAATCAATTTGGTATGGAAATGGGTTATATTTATTTAAAACCTAAAGGTCCTGAATTAATTAAAACAATTGTTTCGAATGAATTAAAAAATACAGGTTTCAATATTTTAACTTATAAAAACAAAAATGTGCCTGAATTAAGTATAATTGTGAATCAAATTTTTGTAGAAACTGAACCAGGATATTTCGCATATGGAAATGTTTCAGTTATCGACGTTAATTTTACAATTTCAAATCAAAACAAATCCTTTTCGAAACGCTTTAAAACTATTGAAGTTTTAAACATTCCTCTTTTTAACAATCATCACTTTTTGCATTTATCTTTAATCAATAATCTAGAAAAATTCATTATTGCTTCAATACCGGACATTACAGAAATCTATATTAAGGAATTTAAATGA
- a CDS encoding ribbon-helix-helix protein, CopG family — MISLRLPEELEKKLSEVAKIENKSKSEVIKESLVYYIDNFAKQPSAYELGEKYFGLYKSGISDKSTNHQKYIKEALIKKQK, encoded by the coding sequence ATGATAAGTCTAAGATTACCAGAAGAGCTAGAAAAAAAACTTTCAGAAGTTGCAAAAATTGAAAACAAAAGTAAATCAGAAGTAATTAAAGAATCTTTAGTTTACTATATTGATAATTTTGCAAAACAACCTTCTGCCTATGAATTAGGTGAAAAGTATTTCGGTTTATATAAAAGTGGGATTTCTGACAAATCAACTAACCATCAAAAATATATTAAAGAAGCTTTAATCAAGAAACAAAAATGA
- a CDS encoding type II toxin-antitoxin system VapC family toxin: MIKAIIDTGPIVAFFDESDNYCLQCRSFLKNFKGKLYTTLAVVTEVSYLLSDNKRIQKAFIEWIDNNAISILNQDNEQFSSILFYMEKYSDRPMDFADASLMTISEVYEIPNIFTLDSDFRFYKSKKGKSLKIINESMIKG; this comes from the coding sequence ATGATTAAAGCCATTATTGATACTGGACCTATAGTTGCCTTCTTCGACGAATCAGATAATTATTGCCTACAATGCAGATCATTTCTTAAAAATTTTAAAGGCAAGTTATATACTACTCTTGCCGTAGTTACCGAAGTATCCTACTTATTATCAGATAATAAAAGAATACAAAAGGCATTTATCGAATGGATTGATAACAATGCGATATCAATTTTAAATCAAGATAATGAACAATTTAGTTCAATTCTGTTTTATATGGAAAAATATTCCGATCGACCAATGGATTTTGCAGATGCTTCGCTTATGACAATTTCAGAGGTTTATGAAATTCCCAATATATTCACTTTAGATAGTGATTTCAGGTTTTATAAATCAAAAAAGGGAAAATCTTTAAAAATCATCAATGAAAGCATGATTAAAGGTTAA
- a CDS encoding DUF2846 domain-containing protein — protein MNKKYIFLIILNLFLMDCNSSESAQRMFTPEKEIKKKKAVLYIYRPSLFMGSAISYTIEDSNDKIYLNLRNGTYKAFFLDPGEISLSAETIGSASITIDIEEEQIYFLKGNVLAGPVIAKPFLTLVPTEVGQKEIMNCRPIE, from the coding sequence ATGAATAAAAAATATATCTTTTTAATTATCTTAAACTTGTTTCTAATGGATTGTAACTCGTCTGAATCTGCTCAAAGAATGTTTACGCCGGAAAAAGAAATAAAAAAGAAAAAAGCTGTACTCTATATTTATAGGCCTTCTCTTTTTATGGGTTCCGCCATTAGTTATACTATTGAAGATTCAAATGATAAAATATATTTAAACTTGAGAAATGGAACATATAAAGCTTTCTTTTTAGATCCTGGAGAAATCTCACTAAGTGCAGAAACAATAGGATCTGCCTCAATTACTATTGATATTGAAGAGGAGCAAATTTATTTTTTAAAAGGAAATGTATTAGCTGGCCCTGTAATAGCGAAACCTTTCTTAACTTTAGTCCCTACTGAAGTAGGACAAAAAGAAATAATGAACTGTCGTCCGATTGAATAG
- a CDS encoding integrase core domain-containing protein, whose product MPEKATKPNHVWTVDFKGWWYTPEREKVNPLTVRDDFSKYILSIKTLKKGDIASVKAEFTRLFSIYGLPDVIRSDNGPPFASMQSLWGLTKLSVWWLSLGIKLDRIQPGKPYQNGSHERMHRDMARELQHEIVGNITLFQKLFDKWRIDFNRNRPHEALAMKTPEQVYVKSDKPFDPNAGLLIAYPYGFKQRHVNNRGYINYNGHLIMVGNPFNGFNVGIKKENESVSIWFGSNKLGLIDQNFFLIISDPNSYKVHKPRKLTKKCYPSHDA is encoded by the coding sequence ATGCCAGAGAAAGCTACCAAACCTAATCATGTTTGGACTGTTGACTTCAAAGGTTGGTGGTACACTCCAGAAAGAGAGAAAGTGAATCCTCTCACTGTTCGTGATGATTTCTCCAAATACATTCTCTCCATCAAGACTCTTAAGAAAGGCGACATTGCTTCCGTTAAGGCGGAATTTACTAGGTTATTCTCTATCTACGGATTACCTGATGTCATTCGCTCAGACAATGGTCCGCCCTTCGCTTCTATGCAATCTCTATGGGGTCTCACCAAATTATCTGTTTGGTGGCTTTCGCTCGGGATCAAGCTTGATCGTATACAACCTGGCAAACCTTACCAGAATGGCTCTCATGAACGCATGCATAGGGACATGGCTCGAGAATTACAACATGAGATCGTCGGAAACATCACCCTCTTCCAAAAACTCTTCGACAAATGGAGAATCGATTTTAACAGAAACAGACCTCATGAAGCTCTTGCTATGAAGACTCCTGAACAAGTCTATGTGAAGTCAGATAAACCATTTGATCCGAATGCTGGTTTACTAATCGCATATCCTTATGGATTCAAACAGAGGCATGTCAACAACAGAGGTTACATCAATTACAATGGACACCTCATCATGGTTGGGAATCCATTTAACGGATTTAATGTGGGGATCAAAAAAGAAAACGAATCCGTTTCCATTTGGTTCGGTTCTAATAAACTAGGTCTCATCGATCAAAATTTTTTCTTGATCATTTCCGATCCTAACTCATACAAAGTTCATAAACCAAGAAAGTTAACTAAAAAGTGTTACCCCTCTCATGACGCTTAA
- a CDS encoding LBF_2127 family putative lipoprotein, whose protein sequence is MNLNKSSYFLIIFFLFSCNLDIRQLPTPIQNSEIENKETKINLYIRIFRIENNLLNEIQPAWKYTFTSYLKNDYFISNNIKFSDLNNENKDFYEIDILMKPIANEVRNYWLSLPVIFPFTGYWPIHYRELEYFIDIHYSVYKNNNLIYSNNIFEKDNLTLYFYGLIRTQKFENLIEDTNLRAINSCVKSISSFLSQL, encoded by the coding sequence ATGAATCTAAATAAATCAAGTTACTTCCTCATTATATTCTTCCTGTTTTCTTGTAATTTAGATATAAGACAACTTCCTACTCCGATTCAAAATTCAGAAATTGAGAATAAAGAAACTAAAATCAATTTATATATCAGAATTTTTCGAATAGAAAATAATTTATTAAATGAAATTCAACCAGCATGGAAATATACATTTACTTCCTATCTGAAAAATGATTACTTCATTTCTAATAATATAAAATTTTCTGATTTAAATAACGAAAACAAGGATTTTTATGAAATCGACATCTTGATGAAACCTATTGCAAACGAAGTAAGAAATTATTGGTTAAGTTTACCTGTAATTTTCCCCTTCACCGGATATTGGCCAATACATTACAGAGAACTTGAATATTTCATTGACATACATTATTCAGTTTATAAAAACAATAATTTAATATATTCTAATAATATATTCGAAAAAGATAATCTTACACTATATTTTTATGGACTAATTAGAACTCAAAAATTTGAAAATTTAATTGAAGATACAAACTTAAGGGCAATCAATTCATGCGTAAAATCTATATCGTCATTCTTATCTCAACTTTAA
- a CDS encoding YdcF family protein: MLLENHKKITEEDLKLANSIWNFLSIRETIQKSDLIFVLCSHDLRVAKYAVELYKKGFANYILFSGGLNFFTKHIFPKSEAESFAELAFTQNIPNDAIIIENESTNTGENIHFSKQLLKSLNLKFSNIIAIQKPSMTLRIKLALAKQWNDGNFFISSPNYSIFDAPHSHINLFMIINEIVGDLQRIIEYPKFGFQAEFVIPDQIIKASYSLIENGYNLHLIR; the protein is encoded by the coding sequence ATGCTTCTTGAAAATCACAAAAAAATAACTGAGGAAGACTTAAAATTAGCAAATTCAATTTGGAATTTTCTTTCAATTCGAGAAACTATACAGAAGTCTGATTTAATTTTTGTTTTGTGTAGTCATGATTTGAGGGTTGCGAAATATGCGGTTGAACTCTACAAAAAAGGTTTTGCTAATTATATTCTTTTTTCCGGAGGTTTAAATTTCTTCACTAAACATATTTTTCCTAAATCAGAAGCTGAATCCTTTGCAGAACTAGCATTCACTCAAAATATACCTAACGATGCTATAATTATTGAAAATGAATCTACCAACACCGGTGAAAACATTCATTTCTCTAAACAACTTCTTAAATCTTTGAATCTTAAATTTAGTAATATCATAGCTATTCAAAAACCTTCTATGACTTTAAGAATAAAATTAGCATTAGCTAAACAGTGGAATGATGGAAACTTTTTTATTTCTTCACCAAATTATAGTATTTTTGATGCTCCGCATTCTCATATAAATCTATTTATGATTATTAATGAAATTGTCGGTGACCTACAAAGGATTATTGAATATCCAAAATTTGGATTTCAAGCGGAATTCGTTATTCCTGATCAAATTATTAAAGCTTCCTATTCTCTCATTGAAAATGGATATAATCTACACCTTATTCGGTAA
- a CDS encoding LA_2444/LA_4059 family outer membrane protein, producing the protein MKNKKILIIITFLILNLSIYAEEEIDNKQKERKSNQIYLRRNNGYVAPNELNIYNSVFPFSLAYELPSIQYNTFGFNKFLGDSKYSIEGNFYEYKKTNSTFERINPNSSFYSKGNLGTFYRSEQNLFLNYHFIENRIILNVGFQRLQSDLSDGTFGFYNYNFSQNFKGIGAGFLLESPRFYGFYISSGYRYSVLNGISNINYSIVTSGRRAETLDIHDNPATKYFLREIKVVLGYELNDSILLSLGFIDQFANVKLNRSNIIASDLDYNLLVRSTIEANAKSEYSGTTFASITYKF; encoded by the coding sequence ATGAAAAATAAAAAAATATTAATTATAATTACGTTTCTCATTTTAAATCTCAGTATCTATGCTGAAGAAGAAATAGACAATAAGCAAAAAGAAAGAAAATCAAACCAAATTTATTTAAGAAGAAATAATGGATACGTTGCTCCAAATGAATTGAACATTTACAACAGTGTTTTTCCGTTTTCTTTGGCTTATGAATTACCTTCCATTCAGTATAATACATTTGGATTCAACAAATTTTTAGGTGATTCAAAATATAGTATTGAAGGTAATTTCTACGAATATAAAAAAACTAATTCAACTTTCGAAAGAATTAACCCGAATTCTAGTTTCTATAGTAAAGGCAATCTTGGTACTTTTTATAGATCTGAACAAAATCTATTTCTAAATTATCATTTTATAGAAAATAGAATAATTCTTAATGTTGGATTCCAGAGATTGCAAAGCGATCTTAGTGATGGAACTTTCGGTTTCTATAATTATAATTTTTCTCAAAACTTCAAAGGAATTGGCGCTGGTTTCTTACTTGAATCCCCGAGATTTTATGGATTCTATATTTCATCTGGCTATAGATATTCTGTATTGAATGGTATTTCTAATATAAATTATTCAATCGTTACTTCAGGAAGAAGAGCAGAAACTTTAGATATACATGATAATCCCGCTACCAAATATTTCCTTCGTGAAATAAAAGTAGTTCTTGGTTACGAATTAAATGATTCTATTCTTTTATCACTTGGATTTATTGACCAATTTGCTAATGTAAAACTCAATAGAAGCAATATCATTGCCAGTGACTTAGATTATAACTTACTTGTAAGATCCACTATTGAAGCCAATGCAAAAAGTGAATATTCAGGAACTACTTTTGCCTCTATTACTTATAAATTTTAA
- a CDS encoding PmeII family type II restriction endonuclease yields MGNFGKSNPFFKIENAFLSYRQAIIKQKYRLGYIFIVIMKKSLILKVSDYVEKNIGSFHQKRIQSLDNLELNKVLKRKNPYLFKAKFMMTAEQIIKSLVDAHLSSNEETIFGDWLEELAIFVNSEVYSGKKSGITGIDLEFDKENVRYIVSIKSGPNWGNSSQINKMASDFKTAAKTLRTSNSKLIITAINGCCYGKDNNPDKGDYYKYCGQRFWEFISGNENLYAELIEPLGHSAKTNNDIYLQSYAKMINKFTIQFGKDFCSENGEINWQKLIQFNSSK; encoded by the coding sequence TTGGGAAACTTCGGTAAGTCTAATCCGTTTTTCAAAATAGAAAATGCTTTTTTATCTTATCGACAAGCAATTATTAAGCAAAAATATCGGTTAGGTTACATTTTTATAGTTATTATGAAGAAAAGTCTCATACTAAAGGTCTCAGATTATGTCGAAAAGAATATTGGAAGCTTTCATCAAAAAAGAATTCAAAGCTTAGATAATCTTGAATTAAACAAGGTTTTGAAACGAAAGAATCCATATTTATTCAAAGCAAAGTTTATGATGACGGCTGAACAAATCATAAAAAGTTTGGTCGATGCACATCTTTCATCGAATGAAGAAACTATTTTTGGAGATTGGTTAGAAGAGTTGGCGATTTTCGTGAATTCAGAGGTTTACTCTGGTAAAAAATCGGGTATAACTGGTATAGATTTAGAATTTGATAAAGAAAATGTTAGATATATTGTTTCGATCAAATCTGGACCAAATTGGGGTAATAGTTCGCAGATCAATAAAATGGCATCTGATTTTAAAACTGCCGCAAAAACTTTAAGAACAAGTAACTCTAAACTAATTATCACTGCGATAAACGGATGTTGTTATGGAAAAGATAATAATCCAGATAAAGGTGATTATTATAAGTATTGTGGACAAAGATTTTGGGAATTCATATCTGGAAATGAAAATTTATATGCAGAATTGATTGAACCGCTCGGTCATTCTGCAAAAACAAATAATGATATTTACTTACAATCCTATGCAAAAATGATAAATAAATTTACGATTCAATTTGGTAAAGACTTCTGTAGTGAGAATGGAGAAATTAATTGGCAAAAATTAATACAATTTAATTCTTCCAAGTGA